A DNA window from Porites lutea chromosome 6, jaPorLute2.1, whole genome shotgun sequence contains the following coding sequences:
- the LOC140940128 gene encoding uncharacterized protein yields the protein MAALPAPPAPVPDEAVEEPAGAVEAAPPPVVEPEADVRLVELERKVRALEQEKTLENTEGTLVNLRRYLNRPNSAFDRFEVLDILQALVRLARTQAHQKAEEYAAALDEVRARWDSLSSPELQRLLLGLLGDPVRAKVAKEASSILKSASKTSGQSHVGPIRPRLGIPFGRGPCFKCGRLGHFARTCRATQAQFPYGRGRGALSYGGRVNPR from the exons ATGGCTGCCCTTCCTGCTCCGCCTGCTCCTGTTCCTGACGAGGCTGTTGAAGAGCCAGCTGGTGCTGTTGAAGCTGCTCCGCCACCAGTGGTTGAGCCTGAG GCTGATGTTCGTTTGGTTGAGTTAGAAAGAAAGGTCCGAGCCCTTGAGCAGGAGAAAACTTTGGAAAATACCGAGGGTACTTTGGTTAACCTTAGAAGATACCTTAACCGTCCTAATAGCGCTTTTGACCGTTTCGAAGTGTTGGACATTTTACAAGCTCTAGTGCGCCTCGCGCGCACCCAAGCACACCAGAAGGCTGAAGAATATGCCGCGGCCCTTGACGAGGTACGAGCGAGATGGGACTCTCTCAGTTCCCCAGAGTTGCAGCGTTTATTGCTAGGGCTGTTGGGGGACCCCGTTAGAGCTAAGGTCGCTAAGGAAGCCTCTTCCATACTAAAGTCTGCTTCCAAGACGTCTGGTCAGTCGCACGTTGGCCCTATACGTCCAAGGCTTGGAATACCGTTCGGGCGAGGTCCATGTTTCAAGTGTGGCCGCTTGGGTCATTTTGCGCGCACCTGTAGGGCAACTCAGGCGCAGTTTCCGTACGGACGGGGACGTGGAGCCCTTAGTTATGGAGGGCGAGTAAACCCTCGCTGA
- the LOC140942067 gene encoding uncharacterized protein — translation MAENAVNNEENVNSQSSQLEEEDLQKLEADCVPVKTKKQTSWGLKKFTQWLEKRKISCDLHTVSPTELNGILRKFFAEVKTNKKTDLTPSALTGIRAAIHRTITGQPISRSINILKDVEFTQANKMFEVVCKSYYKRGNPKPQHKNPIEAGDMEKLNSYFSNDCPDKLQEFVWFK, via the coding sequence ATGGCTGAAAACGCAGTAAACAacgaagaaaatgtaaattcgCAGTCTTCTCAACTAGAGGAAGAAGATCTACAAAAGTTAGAGGCTGATTGCGTGCCAGTAAAAACCAAAAAACAGACCTCTTGGGGTTTGAAGAAGTTTACTCAGTGGCTAGAGAAGCGAAAAATAAGCTGTGATCTTCACACCGTGAGCCCGACTGAACTAAACGGAATTCTGCGAAAATTTTTTGCCgaggtgaaaacaaacaagaaaacagatCTCACGCCAAGTGCCTTGACTGGTATACGAGCTGCTATTCACCGTACAATTACGGGACAACCTATTTCAAGGTCGATAAACATCCTGAAAGATGTCGAGTTTACACAAGCGAACAAGATGTTTGAAGTTGTCTGTAAATCATATTACAAGCGTGGGAACCCTAAACCACAACACAAGAATCCAATTGAAGCTGGAGATATGGAGAAATTGAACTCGTATTTTTCAAATGACTGTCCAGACAAGCTCCAAGAATTTGTGTGGTTTAAATAA